In Kaistella faecalis, a genomic segment contains:
- a CDS encoding GDSL-type esterase/lipase family protein: MKKILAFFLILIFSAITAQDKPAFWDDVEQFKIMDAQIPPPPEAVLMLGSSSFTMWKDVNEYFPEHVIINRGFGGSGLNDLNFYSSELLKPYYPKQILIYCGENDFAANGNLKPREVFNRYKHFYAEIRRIFPKVPVAYVSIKLSPSRENLWPKFTATNSLIKNFMNRKQNAEYIDITKAMNGPDGKVRRDLFLPDMLHMKPEGYQIWQKEMAPYLKKP; this comes from the coding sequence ATGAAAAAAATTCTTGCCTTCTTTCTCATACTTATTTTTTCTGCAATTACTGCTCAGGATAAACCCGCTTTCTGGGACGATGTGGAGCAGTTTAAAATCATGGACGCCCAAATACCTCCTCCACCAGAGGCAGTTTTAATGCTTGGAAGTTCGTCTTTTACGATGTGGAAAGATGTTAACGAATATTTTCCGGAACATGTCATTATTAATCGGGGCTTTGGAGGATCAGGACTGAACGATCTTAATTTTTATTCAAGTGAACTGCTAAAGCCATATTATCCCAAGCAAATTTTAATTTATTGTGGCGAAAATGATTTTGCGGCTAACGGAAATCTAAAACCACGGGAAGTTTTTAACCGATATAAACATTTTTATGCTGAGATTCGCAGGATCTTTCCCAAGGTTCCCGTTGCGTATGTCTCCATTAAACTATCGCCAAGCAGGGAAAATTTATGGCCGAAATTTACCGCCACCAATAGTCTGATTAAAAATTTCATGAACAGGAAGCAGAACGCTGAATACATCGACATTACGAAAGCCATGAACGGACCAGATGGAAAAGTCCGTAGAGATCTTTTTCTGCCGGACATGCTTCATATGAAGCCTGAAGGTTACCAAATCTGGCAAAAAGAAATGGCTCCTTATCTTAAGAAGCCATAA
- a CDS encoding DEAD/DEAH box helicase gives MDKITFADFELPEKILDVLADSNLFEPTPIQEKSLKPILSGRDVMGIAQTGTGKTLAYLLPVLKTWKYNKNGNPTVVILVPTRELVVQVTEIVKNLTQNITARVIGIYGGVNIKTQKLMFDDGCDILIGTPGRIMDLAIDNAISLKEVQKLIVDEFDEMLNLGFKAQLANIFTMMREKRQNILFSATMTEAVDAVLDEYFANPMEISLAKSGTPLEKIEQLGYKVENFNTKINLLAHLLKTEEDFSKVLVFCNNKKNADYLFTKIEELFPDEFDVIHSNKSQNYRLNAMRSFEKQEIRGLITTDIMARGLDISDITHVINFEIPEVPEQYIHRIGRTGRADKNGISVSFITKKEETLLLDIELLMDKAVSIKDFPSEVKINPVKIASEKDEIIMKNAHTVKLEEGGGAFHEKKDKNKKENWGGPTKRNPPKTKGVNRGQQKAKAKARKKK, from the coding sequence ATGGATAAAATCACTTTTGCCGATTTCGAATTACCGGAAAAAATTCTTGATGTACTGGCAGATTCAAATTTATTTGAACCGACACCAATTCAGGAAAAATCCCTAAAACCTATACTTTCAGGCCGTGATGTAATGGGAATTGCGCAAACGGGAACCGGAAAAACGCTGGCTTATCTGCTGCCTGTTTTAAAAACATGGAAATACAACAAAAACGGAAATCCTACGGTAGTCATTCTTGTCCCTACGCGCGAGTTGGTGGTGCAGGTGACAGAAATCGTTAAAAACCTTACCCAAAATATTACCGCACGTGTGATTGGAATTTATGGTGGAGTAAACATCAAAACGCAAAAACTGATGTTTGATGACGGCTGCGATATTTTGATTGGAACGCCCGGCAGAATCATGGATTTGGCGATCGATAACGCAATATCTCTGAAGGAAGTTCAGAAACTTATCGTCGATGAATTTGATGAAATGCTGAATCTTGGATTCAAGGCACAGCTCGCAAATATCTTTACGATGATGAGGGAGAAAAGACAGAATATTCTTTTTTCAGCGACCATGACTGAAGCTGTGGATGCTGTTTTGGACGAATATTTTGCAAATCCCATGGAAATTTCCCTTGCTAAATCGGGAACTCCGCTTGAAAAAATTGAACAGCTCGGATATAAAGTTGAAAACTTCAACACCAAAATAAATCTTTTAGCGCATTTACTGAAAACTGAAGAAGACTTCTCCAAAGTTTTGGTGTTCTGCAACAATAAAAAGAATGCGGATTATCTTTTTACAAAAATCGAAGAACTTTTTCCGGATGAATTTGATGTGATTCACTCTAACAAATCCCAGAATTACCGTTTGAATGCGATGAGAAGTTTTGAGAAACAGGAAATAAGAGGTTTAATTACCACCGACATTATGGCGCGGGGACTCGATATTTCAGATATTACTCACGTTATTAATTTTGAAATTCCCGAAGTTCCGGAGCAGTATATTCACAGAATTGGTAGAACCGGACGAGCGGACAAAAATGGAATTTCGGTTTCCTTTATCACCAAAAAAGAAGAAACGCTGCTGCTTGATATTGAACTCCTAATGGACAAAGCTGTTTCGATAAAAGATTTCCCTTCAGAAGTAAAAATCAATCCTGTAAAAATTGCGTCAGAAAAAGACGAGATTATCATGAAAAATGCTCACACCGTAAAGCTGGAAGAAGGCGGAGGTGCTTTTCATGAAAAGAAAGACAAAAACAAAAAAGAAAACTGGGGCGGACCAACGAAAAGAAATCCTCCGAAGACTAAAGGTGTAAACCGTGGTCAGCAGAAAGCTAAAGCTAAAGCAAGAAAGAAAAAATAA